A region of Pseudorasbora parva isolate DD20220531a chromosome 14, ASM2467924v1, whole genome shotgun sequence DNA encodes the following proteins:
- the LOC137039700 gene encoding SLAM family member 5-like: MFPMLVLFCLSCCRLIGVFGESVSVMEGDSVTLNTDLTEIQEDDDILWRYGAENSLIAEISRAAGVFSTYDDVPDGRFRDRLKLDHQTGSLTITNISTEHAGDYELKISGLKLTLKTFRVSVYDISLFILLCFPAPPVTPAVTRDCSSSSSSSSSNCSLVCSVLNVSHVTLSWFKGNSLLSSISVSDLSISLSLPLEVEYQDKNTYSCVLNNPISNQTQHLDITQLCHTCAGTAALY; the protein is encoded by the exons ATGTTTCCCATGcttgttctgttttgtttgagcTGTTGCCGTCTGATTG GTGTGTTTGGTGAGTCAGTGTCAGTGATGGAGGGAGATTCTGTCACTCTAAACACTGATCTTACTGAAATACAGGAAGACGACGACATACTGTGGAGATATGGAGCTGAAAACTCTCTGATAGCGGAAATCAGTAGAGCTGCTGGAGTCTTCTCCACATATGATGATGTTCCTGAcgggagattcagagacagactgaagctggatcatcaaactggatctctgaccatcacaaacatctCAACTGAACACGCTGGAGATTATGAATTAAAGATAAGTGGACTGAAACtgacattaaaaacattcagagtttctgtctatg ATATATCTTTGTTTATTCTTTTATGTTTTCCAGCTCCTCCCGTCACTCCTGCCGTTACCAGAGACTGTTCTTCATCAtcgtcgtcatcatcatcaaattgttcactggtgtgttcggtgttgaatgtgagtcatgtgactctctcctggttcaaaggaaacagtttattgtccagcatcagtgtgtctgatctcagcatcagtctctctctacctctggaggtggaatatcaggataaaaacacctacagctgtgtgCTGAACAATCCCATCAGCAACCAGACTCAACATCTGGACATCACTCAACTCTGCCACACATGTGCAGGTACGGCAGCACTGTATTGA
- the LOC137040027 gene encoding SLAM family member 5-like, whose product MLHMFVLFCLCWWRIIGVFGESVSVMEGDSVTLNTDLTELQEDDDIMWRYGAENSNIAKISIERNIFSTYDGPDGRFRDRLKLDHQTGSLTITHISTEHAGDYKLQIKGAKVTSKTFGVSVYTRLPVPVIISNSSRCSSSNCSLVCLVLNVSHVTLSWFKGNSLLSSISVSDLSISLSLPLEVEYQDKNTYSCVLNNPISNQTRHPNITQLCHTCAGTAAIIY is encoded by the exons ATGTTGcacatgtttgttttgttctgtttgtgCTGGTGGAGAATAATTG GTGTGTTTGGTGAGTCGGTGTCAGTGATGGAGGGAGATTCTGTCACTCTAAACACTGATCTCACTGAACTACAGGAAGACGACGACATAATGTGGAGATATGGAGCTGAAAACTCTAACATAGCTAAAATCAGCATTGAGAGAAATATCTTCTCCACATATGATGGTCCTGAcgggagattcagagacagactgaagctggatcatcaaactggatctctgaccatcacacacATCTCAACTGAACATGCTGGAGATTATAAACTACAGATAAAGGGAGCGAAGGTGACATCAAAAACATTCGGCGTTTCTGTCTACA CTCGTCTGCCTGTTCCTGTCATCATCAGTAACTCTTCACGCTGTTCATCATCAAATTGTTCACTGGTGTGTTTGGTGTTGAAtgtgagtcatgtgactctctcctggttcaaaggaaacagtttattgtccagcatcagtgtgtctgatctcagcatcagtctctctctacctctggaggtggaatatcaggataaaaacacctacagctgtgtgCTGAACAATCCCATCAGCAACCAGACCAGACATCCCAACATCACTCAACTCTGCCACACATGTGCAGGTACGGCAGCGATCATTTACTGA